The following coding sequences are from one Streptomyces sp. NBC_01294 window:
- a CDS encoding prenyltransferase/squalene oxidase repeat-containing protein, with amino-acid sequence MIVRRSAAALAASAVLCVGVAPAALADTAPPASPSAPPVIPSGLYGKNDPTYDGVWRQSFALLAQHTVGVEPAREAVVWLVGQQCDTGGFASFRPNAAVACDATTMYDTNATAAAVQALKALGGQDAAVKQSVDWLKSVQNEDGGWSYVPGSPSDANSTALVISALAVAGEKPAEVKSKAGKSAYEGLFPFQLGCAAEPAADRGAFAYQPVDGKLIANADATAAAALAGLGKGAAVVPSGADTPAAALTCPANGADPAAAAHGAAGYLAEALKKDGHLTALTPGADQPTADTGNTADAVIALAAAGHKQSAAGALEWLKANSAQWAQGSPAGLGTLILAAHATGTDPKSFGGTDLVAALNATGPAPQGADTEATTVDSEKDKPSGGQNIWWIIGAGAVAGVGIGILLSGRRKKNQL; translated from the coding sequence ATGATCGTCCGTCGCAGCGCAGCCGCGCTCGCCGCCTCCGCCGTGCTCTGCGTGGGCGTCGCCCCCGCAGCCCTCGCCGACACCGCGCCGCCCGCCTCCCCCTCCGCGCCCCCGGTCATCCCCTCCGGGCTCTACGGCAAGAACGACCCCACGTACGACGGCGTGTGGCGGCAGTCCTTCGCGCTGCTCGCCCAGCACACCGTCGGCGTCGAGCCCGCCCGCGAGGCCGTGGTCTGGCTGGTCGGCCAGCAGTGCGACACCGGCGGCTTCGCCTCCTTCCGCCCGAACGCCGCCGTGGCGTGCGACGCGACGACGATGTACGACACGAACGCCACCGCGGCGGCCGTGCAGGCGCTGAAGGCGCTCGGCGGCCAGGACGCGGCGGTCAAGCAGAGCGTGGACTGGCTGAAGTCCGTCCAGAACGAGGACGGCGGCTGGAGCTACGTCCCCGGTTCCCCGAGCGACGCCAACTCCACCGCCCTGGTGATCAGCGCGCTGGCCGTGGCGGGCGAGAAGCCGGCCGAGGTCAAGTCGAAGGCGGGCAAGTCGGCGTACGAGGGCCTGTTCCCCTTCCAGCTGGGCTGCGCCGCCGAGCCGGCCGCCGACCGGGGCGCCTTCGCCTACCAGCCGGTCGACGGCAAGCTGATCGCCAACGCCGACGCCACGGCCGCAGCCGCGCTGGCCGGCCTCGGCAAGGGCGCGGCCGTCGTCCCCTCCGGGGCGGACACCCCCGCGGCCGCGCTGACCTGCCCGGCGAACGGCGCCGACCCGGCGGCCGCCGCCCACGGCGCGGCCGGCTACCTGGCCGAGGCCCTGAAGAAGGACGGCCACCTCACGGCGCTCACCCCGGGCGCGGACCAGCCGACCGCGGACACCGGCAACACCGCCGACGCGGTGATCGCCCTGGCCGCGGCCGGGCACAAGCAGTCGGCGGCGGGCGCGCTGGAGTGGCTCAAGGCCAACTCGGCGCAGTGGGCACAGGGCAGCCCGGCGGGCCTCGGCACCCTGATCCTCGCGGCGCACGCCACGGGCACCGACCCGAAGTCCTTCGGCGGCACCGACCTCGTGGCGGCGCTGAACGCGACGGGCCCGGCCCCGCAGGGCGCGGACACGGAGGCGACCACCGTGGACAGCGAGAAGGACAAGCCCTCCGGCGGCCAGAACATCTGGTGGATCATCGGTGCGGGCGCCGTGGCCGGCGTGGGCATCGGCATCCTGCTGAGCGGCCGCCGGAAGAAGAACCAGCTCTGA
- a CDS encoding MBL fold metallo-hydrolase: protein MPEDTSQVTDHGGGVWGIKVPIPDNPLGHTLVHVLDTDRGPVLVDTGWDDPASWDALVAGLAALGTAVADVHGVVITHHHPDHHGLSGQVREASGAWIAMHAADTEVVVRTRASEPGVWFDYMSAKLATAGAPEEHIAPLRAARASGRMRTLPGLRAAVPDREIVPAELLPLAGRRLRAIWTPGHTPGHVCLHLEEAHPADLPGNGRLFSGDHLLPGISPHIGLYEAPEDTRVTDPLGDYLDSLERIGRLAPAEVLPAHQHAFTDAPARVRELLDHHEERLSGLWALLAEPLTPWGLAERMEWNRPWEQIPYGSRNIAVSEAEAHLRRLVKQGRAEAVPGTDPVTYRAL from the coding sequence ATGCCGGAGGACACGTCACAGGTCACCGATCACGGCGGAGGCGTGTGGGGGATCAAGGTGCCCATCCCCGACAACCCTCTCGGACACACCCTCGTCCACGTCCTCGACACCGACCGCGGCCCGGTCCTCGTCGACACCGGCTGGGACGACCCCGCCTCCTGGGACGCCCTCGTCGCCGGCCTCGCCGCACTCGGCACCGCCGTCGCCGACGTCCACGGCGTCGTCATCACCCACCACCACCCCGACCACCACGGCCTGTCCGGCCAAGTCCGCGAGGCGTCCGGCGCCTGGATCGCCATGCACGCCGCCGACACCGAGGTCGTCGTCCGCACCCGCGCCTCCGAGCCCGGCGTCTGGTTCGACTACATGAGCGCGAAGCTCGCCACCGCCGGAGCCCCCGAGGAGCACATCGCCCCGCTGCGCGCCGCCCGCGCGAGCGGCCGCATGCGGACCCTGCCCGGCCTGCGCGCCGCCGTCCCCGACCGGGAGATCGTCCCCGCCGAACTCCTCCCCCTCGCCGGGCGCCGGCTGCGCGCGATCTGGACCCCCGGCCACACCCCCGGCCACGTCTGCCTGCACCTGGAGGAGGCCCATCCGGCGGACCTCCCCGGCAACGGCCGCCTCTTCTCCGGGGACCACCTGCTGCCCGGCATCTCCCCGCACATCGGCCTGTACGAGGCCCCCGAGGACACCCGCGTCACCGATCCCCTCGGCGACTACCTCGACTCCCTCGAACGCATCGGCCGCCTCGCGCCCGCCGAGGTGCTCCCGGCCCACCAGCACGCCTTCACCGACGCCCCCGCCCGCGTACGGGAACTGCTCGACCACCACGAGGAACGGCTGTCCGGGCTGTGGGCCCTGCTGGCCGAGCCGCTGACCCCGTGGGGGCTGGCGGAGCGGATGGAGTGGAACCGGCCCTGGGAGCAGATCCCGTACGGCTCCCGCAACATCGCCGTCTCCGAAGCGGAGGCACATCTGCGGCGGCTGGTGAAGCAGGGCCGCGCCGAGGCGGTCCCGGGGACCGACCCGGTGACGTACCGGGCGCTGTGA
- a CDS encoding aldehyde dehydrogenase, whose amino-acid sequence MTELVEHGQLFIGGEWTDPLGTDTIRIVSPHTEQVIGSVPHASKADVDRAVAVARKAFDEGPWPRMTLDERIAVVSRIKDAIAVRHEEIARSISSQNGSPYSWSVLAQALGPMMVYDAAITVARAYPYEEHRQGVLGPILVRREPVGVVAAVIPWNVPQFVAAAKLAPALLTGSTVILKPSPEAPLDSYILADIVREAGLPEGVLSILPADREVSEYLVGHPGIDKVAFTGSVAAGKRVMEVAARNLTRVTLELGGKSAAVILPDADLDTTIAGIVPAAWMNNGQACVAQTRILTPRSRYEEVAEALAAAAGALVVGDPLDPATQLGPLVARRQQQRSLDYIRIGQEEGAKVLSGGGRPAGLERGWYVEPTLFGDVDNSMRIAREEIFGPVVCLIPYGDEAEAVRVANDSEFGLSGSVWTADVEHGIDFARQVRTGTFNVNTFSLDMLGPFGGYKNSGVGREFGPEGLSEYLEHKMIHLPAGYEAGA is encoded by the coding sequence ATGACCGAGCTCGTGGAACACGGACAACTGTTCATCGGCGGCGAGTGGACGGATCCGCTGGGCACCGACACGATCCGGATCGTCTCCCCCCACACCGAGCAGGTCATCGGCTCCGTCCCGCACGCCTCGAAGGCGGACGTCGACCGCGCCGTCGCCGTCGCGCGCAAGGCGTTCGACGAGGGCCCCTGGCCGCGGATGACGCTGGACGAGCGCATCGCCGTCGTCTCCCGGATCAAGGACGCCATAGCCGTCCGGCACGAGGAGATCGCCCGCTCGATCAGCTCCCAGAACGGGTCCCCGTACTCCTGGAGCGTCCTCGCCCAGGCGCTCGGCCCGATGATGGTCTACGACGCCGCGATCACCGTCGCCCGCGCCTACCCGTACGAGGAGCACCGCCAGGGCGTGCTCGGCCCGATCCTGGTGCGCCGGGAGCCGGTGGGCGTGGTCGCCGCCGTCATCCCGTGGAACGTCCCGCAGTTCGTGGCGGCGGCCAAACTGGCGCCGGCGCTGCTGACGGGCTCGACCGTGATCCTCAAGCCGTCCCCCGAAGCGCCCCTGGACTCCTACATCCTCGCCGACATCGTGCGGGAGGCCGGACTGCCCGAGGGCGTGCTGTCGATCCTGCCCGCAGACCGCGAGGTCAGCGAGTACCTCGTCGGCCACCCCGGCATCGACAAGGTCGCCTTCACCGGCTCGGTCGCCGCCGGCAAGCGCGTCATGGAGGTCGCCGCGCGCAACCTCACCCGGGTCACCCTCGAACTCGGCGGAAAGTCCGCCGCCGTGATCCTGCCCGACGCGGACCTGGACACCACCATCGCCGGGATCGTGCCCGCGGCCTGGATGAACAACGGCCAGGCGTGCGTGGCCCAGACCCGGATCCTCACCCCGCGCAGCCGCTACGAGGAGGTGGCCGAGGCCCTCGCGGCGGCGGCCGGCGCACTGGTCGTGGGCGACCCGCTCGACCCGGCGACGCAGCTCGGCCCGCTCGTGGCCCGGCGGCAGCAGCAGCGCTCCCTGGACTACATCCGGATCGGCCAGGAGGAGGGCGCGAAGGTCCTGTCCGGCGGCGGCCGCCCGGCGGGTCTGGAGCGGGGCTGGTACGTGGAGCCCACCCTCTTCGGCGACGTCGACAACTCCATGCGGATCGCGCGCGAGGAGATCTTCGGCCCGGTCGTCTGCCTGATCCCGTACGGGGACGAGGCGGAGGCGGTACGGGTGGCCAACGACTCGGAGTTCGGCCTCAGCGGCAGCGTCTGGACGGCCGACGTCGAGCACGGCATCGACTTCGCGCGGCAGGTGCGGACCGGCACCTTCAACGTGAACACCTTCAGCCTGGACATGCTGGGCCCGTTCGGCGGCTACAAGAACAGCGGCGTGGGACGGGAGTTCGGCCCGGAGGGCCTGAGCGAGTACCTGGAGCACAAGATGATCCACCTGCCGGCGGGCTATGAGGCGGGTGCCTGA
- a CDS encoding ferredoxin codes for MGDRWQVEVDRGVCIGSGMCVNHAPDGFVLDSARQSHPRTPQSDANEPVLTAAEGCPVEAIMITLAATGEPVFPPEE; via the coding sequence ATGGGTGACCGCTGGCAGGTCGAGGTGGACCGGGGGGTCTGCATCGGCTCGGGCATGTGCGTGAACCACGCCCCGGACGGCTTCGTCCTGGACTCGGCGCGCCAGTCCCACCCCCGCACCCCGCAGTCGGACGCGAACGAACCGGTCCTGACGGCCGCGGAGGGCTGCCCGGTGGAGGCCATCATGATCACCCTGGCCGCCACGGGCGAACCGGTCTTCCCCCCGGAGGAGTAG
- a CDS encoding VOC family protein, with product MASLIRHLTFDCSDAYRLGRFWAAVLDGSLADDDLPGDPEALVTAPGSTLLFVTVPDAKAVKNRVHVDLQPQDRSRDEEVERIVALGATVVGDHRKDDGTGWVTLADPEGNEFCVERSAAERTK from the coding sequence ATGGCTTCTCTCATACGACACCTCACCTTCGACTGCTCCGACGCCTACCGCCTGGGCCGGTTCTGGGCCGCCGTCCTGGACGGCTCGCTCGCCGACGACGACTTGCCGGGGGACCCCGAGGCCCTGGTCACGGCGCCCGGCTCGACCCTGCTGTTCGTGACGGTGCCCGACGCCAAGGCCGTGAAGAACCGGGTGCACGTGGACCTGCAGCCGCAGGACCGGTCGCGCGACGAAGAGGTGGAGCGCATCGTCGCCCTGGGCGCCACCGTTGTCGGCGATCACCGCAAGGACGACGGAACGGGCTGGGTGACCCTGGCCGACCCCGAGGGCAACGAGTTCTGTGTGGAGCGGAGCGCCGCCGAGCGGACGAAGTGA
- a CDS encoding TetR family transcriptional regulator, giving the protein MTAEVKAVTTPASPPLTERQEARRRRILHASAQLASRGGFDAVQMREVAEAAGVALGTLYRYFPSKVHLLVATMQDQLQHMHTTLRKRPPAGDDPAARVAETLMRAFRALQREPQLADAMVRALTFADRSVSPEVDTVSRLTTAIILDAMGLEAPPTAQQLSAVRVIEHTWHSALITWLSGRASIAQVKIDIETVCRLIDLTAPEKA; this is encoded by the coding sequence ATGACAGCGGAAGTGAAGGCCGTCACGACACCGGCGTCGCCTCCCCTGACGGAGCGCCAGGAGGCGCGCCGCCGCCGGATCCTGCACGCCAGCGCGCAGTTGGCCAGCCGGGGCGGATTCGACGCCGTCCAGATGCGCGAGGTCGCGGAGGCCGCGGGCGTGGCGCTGGGCACGCTCTACCGCTACTTCCCGTCCAAGGTCCACCTGCTGGTCGCCACCATGCAGGACCAGCTCCAGCACATGCACACGACGCTGCGCAAGCGCCCGCCGGCCGGGGACGACCCGGCGGCCCGGGTCGCGGAGACCTTGATGCGGGCCTTCCGCGCCCTCCAGCGGGAACCGCAGCTGGCCGACGCGATGGTGCGGGCGCTGACCTTCGCGGACCGGAGCGTGAGCCCCGAGGTGGACACGGTGTCCCGGCTGACGACGGCGATCATCCTGGACGCGATGGGCCTGGAGGCCCCGCCGACGGCGCAGCAGCTCTCGGCGGTCCGGGTCATCGAGCACACCTGGCACTCGGCGCTGATCACGTGGCTTTCGGGCCGCGCCTCGATCGCCCAGGTCAAGATCGACATCGAAACGGTGTGCCGCCTGATCGACCTGACGGCCCCGGAAAAGGCCTGA
- a CDS encoding glycosyltransferase family 4 protein gives MTAEAMVTSPFAGSVTDGDRPLRIALLTYKGNPFCGGQGVYVRHLSRELVRLGHSVEVVGAQPYPVLDTGASLTELPSLDLYRSPDPFRTPKRDEYRDWIDALEVATMWTGGFPEPLTFSLRARRHLAARAGDFDVIHDNQTLGYGLLGDLGAPLVTTIHHPITVDRKLDLAAAKDRKKRLSVRRWYAFTRMQGRVARRLPSVLTVSGSSKQEIAEHLGVQDGRIHVVHIGADTDLWSPDPSVAEVPGRIVTTSSADVPLKGLVYLVEALAKLRTEHPEAHLVVVGKRAEKGPVARAIESYGLQDAVRFVKGITDAELVDLVRSAQISCVPSLYEGFSLPAAEAMATGTPLVATTGGAIPEVAGPDGETCLAVPPGNADALAAALGRMLDDPELRARLGAAGRERVLTRFTWAKAAEGTVAHYRAAIEQAARTRRAR, from the coding sequence GTGACCGCTGAGGCCATGGTGACGAGCCCTTTCGCGGGTTCCGTCACCGACGGCGACCGCCCGCTGCGTATCGCACTCCTCACCTATAAGGGGAACCCGTTCTGCGGCGGCCAGGGCGTCTACGTCCGCCACCTCTCGCGCGAGCTCGTCCGCCTCGGGCACTCCGTCGAGGTCGTCGGCGCGCAGCCGTACCCCGTGCTCGACACGGGCGCCTCGCTCACCGAGCTCCCGAGCCTCGACCTGTACCGCAGCCCCGACCCGTTCCGTACGCCGAAGCGCGACGAGTACCGGGACTGGATCGACGCCCTCGAGGTCGCGACCATGTGGACCGGCGGCTTCCCCGAGCCGCTGACCTTCTCGCTGCGCGCCCGCCGCCACCTGGCCGCGCGCGCGGGCGACTTCGACGTCATCCACGACAACCAGACCCTCGGGTACGGCCTGCTCGGCGACCTCGGCGCGCCCCTGGTCACGACGATCCACCACCCCATCACCGTCGACCGCAAGCTGGACCTCGCCGCCGCGAAGGACCGCAAGAAGCGGCTCTCCGTACGCCGCTGGTACGCCTTCACCCGCATGCAGGGCCGCGTCGCCCGCAGGCTGCCGTCCGTGCTCACCGTCTCCGGATCCTCGAAGCAGGAGATCGCCGAGCACCTGGGCGTCCAGGACGGGCGCATCCACGTCGTGCACATCGGCGCCGACACCGACCTCTGGTCGCCGGACCCGTCCGTGGCCGAGGTGCCGGGCCGCATCGTCACCACCTCCAGCGCCGACGTGCCGCTCAAGGGGCTCGTGTACCTCGTCGAGGCCCTCGCGAAGCTGCGCACCGAGCACCCCGAGGCCCACCTCGTCGTCGTCGGCAAGCGCGCCGAGAAGGGGCCGGTCGCCCGCGCCATCGAGTCGTACGGGCTCCAGGACGCGGTCCGCTTCGTCAAGGGCATCACCGACGCCGAACTTGTCGACCTCGTGCGCAGCGCGCAGATCTCCTGCGTCCCCTCCCTCTACGAAGGCTTCTCGCTCCCGGCCGCCGAGGCCATGGCCACCGGCACCCCGCTCGTCGCCACCACCGGCGGCGCGATCCCCGAGGTCGCCGGACCCGACGGCGAGACCTGCCTCGCGGTGCCGCCCGGCAACGCGGACGCGCTGGCCGCCGCGCTGGGCCGGATGCTGGACGACCCGGAACTGCGGGCCCGCCTCGGGGCCGCCGGGCGCGAACGGGTCCTGACCCGGTTCACCTGGGCCAAGGCCGCCGAGGGCACCGTCGCGCACTACCGCGCCGCGATCGAACAGGCCGCCCGTACCCGCCGCGCGCGGTGA
- a CDS encoding class I SAM-dependent methyltransferase, with product MLTVDFSRFPLAAGDRVLDLGCGAGRHAFECYRRGAQVVAVDRNGEEIREVAKWFAAMKEAGEAPAGATATAMEGDALALPFPDESFDVVIISEVMEHIPDDKGVLAEMVRVLKPGGRIAITVPRYGPEKICWALSDAYHEVEGGHIRIYKADELLGKMQAAGLKPYGTHHAHGLHSPYWWLKCAFGVDNDKALPVKAYHKLLVWDIMKKPLATRLAEQALNPLIGKSFVAYATKPHLPVGATQ from the coding sequence GTGCTGACCGTCGATTTCTCCCGGTTCCCGCTCGCCGCAGGCGACCGCGTACTCGATCTGGGCTGCGGCGCAGGCCGGCACGCCTTCGAGTGCTACCGGAGAGGCGCCCAGGTGGTCGCCGTCGACCGCAACGGCGAGGAGATTCGCGAGGTCGCCAAGTGGTTCGCCGCCATGAAGGAGGCCGGCGAGGCCCCGGCCGGCGCCACCGCCACCGCCATGGAGGGCGACGCACTCGCCCTGCCCTTCCCCGACGAGTCCTTCGACGTCGTCATCATCTCCGAGGTGATGGAGCACATCCCCGACGACAAGGGCGTGCTCGCCGAGATGGTCCGCGTGCTCAAGCCCGGCGGGCGCATCGCCATCACCGTCCCGCGCTACGGCCCCGAGAAGATCTGCTGGGCGCTCTCCGACGCCTACCACGAGGTCGAGGGCGGCCACATCCGCATCTACAAGGCGGACGAGCTGCTCGGCAAGATGCAGGCCGCGGGCCTCAAGCCGTACGGCACGCACCACGCGCACGGGCTGCACTCCCCGTACTGGTGGCTCAAGTGCGCCTTCGGCGTCGACAACGACAAGGCGCTGCCCGTCAAGGCGTACCACAAGCTCCTGGTCTGGGACATCATGAAGAAGCCGCTGGCCACCCGCCTCGCCGAGCAGGCCCTCAACCCGCTCATCGGCAAGAGCTTCGTGGCGTACGCGACCAAGCCCCACCTCCCCGTCGGCGCGACCCAGTGA
- a CDS encoding prenyltransferase: MSSPGRTEHLVLDGVLTAEQAAETVAGILAAQRADGAIPWFRGHHLDPWDHTEAAMALDAAGEHEAAERAYTWLARHQNHDGSWYAAYADRPDGVDTTAPQDAGRESNFTAYIAVGVWHHYLSTGDDTFLDRMWPAVYAAVECVLTLQQPGGEIGWKREADGTAVTDALLTGSSSIHQALRCALAIAEHREEPQPDWELAAGALRHAIRRHPERFLDKNHYSMDWYYPVLGGALTGSEAKARIEERWDEFVVPDLGVRCVLPNPWVTGGESCELALALWATGESDRALEILRSITHLRADNGMYWTGYVFEDEAVWPVEQTTWTAASLLLAVAALGGDEATTEVFGGTSLPAGLEPDCCG, translated from the coding sequence GTGAGCTCGCCGGGGCGTACCGAACACCTGGTCTTGGACGGCGTCCTGACCGCCGAGCAGGCCGCCGAGACGGTGGCCGGCATCCTCGCGGCCCAGCGCGCCGACGGGGCCATCCCGTGGTTCCGCGGGCACCACCTCGACCCGTGGGACCACACCGAGGCCGCGATGGCGCTCGACGCGGCCGGTGAGCACGAGGCCGCCGAGCGGGCGTACACGTGGCTGGCCCGGCACCAGAACCACGACGGCTCCTGGTACGCGGCCTACGCCGACCGGCCCGACGGCGTGGACACCACTGCGCCGCAGGACGCCGGCCGCGAGAGCAACTTCACCGCGTACATAGCCGTCGGCGTGTGGCACCACTACCTGTCCACCGGCGACGACACCTTCCTCGACCGCATGTGGCCGGCCGTCTACGCGGCCGTCGAGTGCGTCCTGACCCTGCAGCAGCCGGGCGGCGAGATCGGCTGGAAGCGCGAGGCGGACGGCACGGCCGTCACCGACGCGCTGCTCACCGGGTCCTCCTCCATCCACCAGGCGCTGCGCTGCGCGCTGGCGATCGCCGAGCACCGCGAGGAGCCGCAGCCCGACTGGGAGCTCGCCGCGGGCGCGCTGCGGCACGCCATCCGCCGCCACCCCGAGCGGTTCCTCGACAAGAACCACTACTCGATGGACTGGTACTACCCGGTCCTCGGCGGCGCCCTGACCGGCTCCGAGGCCAAGGCGCGCATCGAGGAACGCTGGGACGAGTTCGTGGTCCCGGACCTCGGCGTGCGCTGCGTCCTGCCCAACCCGTGGGTGACGGGCGGCGAGTCCTGCGAGCTGGCGCTCGCGCTGTGGGCGACGGGGGAGTCGGACCGGGCCCTGGAGATCCTGCGGTCGATCACCCACCTGCGCGCCGACAACGGCATGTACTGGACGGGTTACGTCTTCGAGGACGAGGCCGTCTGGCCGGTGGAGCAGACCACCTGGACCGCCGCGTCGCTGCTGCTCGCCGTCGCGGCGCTGGGCGGGGACGAGGCCACCACCGAGGTGTTCGGCGGGACCTCGCTCCCGGCCGGGCTGGAGCCGGACTGCTGCGGCTGA